In Acidovorax sp. 106, the following proteins share a genomic window:
- the ruvC gene encoding crossover junction endodeoxyribonuclease RuvC: protein MRILGIDPGLQTTGFGVVDMDGHKLSYVASGTIRTTTLALGDLPGRLKILFDGITEVAARYEPDVASVEIVFVNVNPQSTLLLGQARGAAITALVASNLPVAEYTALQMKKAVVGHGRAAKSQVQEMVRRLLSLPGLPGTDAADGLGMAITHAHAGAAMGRLGEAATLNRRQHAMYKGGRSY from the coding sequence ATGCGCATCTTAGGGATTGACCCCGGCCTGCAGACCACCGGCTTTGGCGTGGTGGACATGGACGGCCACAAGCTCAGCTACGTGGCCAGCGGCACCATCCGCACCACCACCCTCGCGCTGGGCGACTTGCCTGGGCGGCTCAAGATTCTGTTTGACGGCATTACCGAGGTGGCGGCGCGCTACGAGCCCGATGTGGCCTCGGTCGAAATCGTGTTCGTCAACGTCAACCCGCAGTCCACCCTGCTGCTGGGCCAGGCGCGGGGGGCGGCCATCACGGCCCTGGTGGCCAGCAACCTGCCGGTGGCTGAATACACCGCGCTGCAGATGAAAAAAGCCGTGGTGGGCCACGGCCGTGCTGCCAAAAGCCAGGTGCAGGAGATGGTGCGACGGTTGCTGAGCCTGCCCGGCCTGCCCGGTACCGACGCGGCCGACGGCCTGGGCATGGCCATCACCCACGCCCATGCAGGCGCCGCCATGGGCCGCCTGGGCGAAGCCGCTACGCTGAACCGGCGCCAGCATGCGATGTACAAAGGGGGACGGAGCTATTGA
- a CDS encoding cyanophycinase, producing the protein MPHPDTQAQTQPAPGGVFGPVPPKAAAAEPASSANPALPTAQTMLIGPLAPQPQPASQAGAPNPSRLSAVMRLFMRPQGHLLIVGGGETPVSVQKRFVALAGADNARIAVLPMASSKSDEEAQEVARDFAHLGAEAQVVDFRPGEANSAAVVQTLEGFTGFWFSGGDQSRLSGLLVGTRALQAVEARYLAGAVVGGTSAGASVMSRLMLTGKWRTPRNSEEEEQINIARGMKELAPGFGFFKGAIVDQHFMHRARYNRLISAVLDHPQLIGVGIDEETALLVRPDGIWEVLGNYYVKLFDARRAQIVDDDGPMAKAADIRMHVLPEGGLFDPQRRRVTFQEMHIP; encoded by the coding sequence ATGCCCCACCCCGACACCCAAGCCCAGACGCAGCCTGCTCCGGGCGGCGTCTTTGGCCCAGTGCCGCCCAAGGCTGCGGCGGCAGAGCCTGCCAGCTCTGCCAATCCTGCGTTGCCCACGGCGCAAACCATGCTGATAGGGCCGCTTGCACCGCAGCCTCAGCCTGCCTCGCAGGCAGGTGCGCCCAACCCCAGCCGTCTCTCTGCTGTGATGCGGCTGTTCATGCGCCCGCAGGGGCATCTGCTGATCGTGGGCGGCGGGGAAACCCCGGTCAGTGTGCAAAAGCGGTTTGTGGCGTTGGCCGGGGCGGACAACGCACGCATTGCCGTGCTGCCCATGGCCAGTTCCAAGTCGGACGAAGAGGCGCAGGAGGTGGCCCGCGATTTTGCGCACTTGGGGGCCGAGGCGCAGGTGGTGGACTTTCGCCCCGGCGAGGCCAACAGTGCGGCGGTAGTGCAGACGCTCGAAGGCTTCACCGGCTTCTGGTTTTCAGGCGGCGACCAGTCGCGCCTGTCTGGCCTGCTGGTGGGCACGCGTGCCTTGCAGGCGGTGGAGGCGCGCTACCTGGCGGGCGCGGTGGTGGGCGGTACGTCTGCCGGGGCCTCGGTGATGAGCCGCCTGATGTTGACGGGCAAATGGCGCACGCCGCGCAACTCTGAAGAAGAGGAGCAGATCAACATTGCCCGTGGCATGAAGGAGCTGGCCCCTGGGTTTGGCTTCTTCAAAGGGGCCATCGTGGACCAGCATTTCATGCACCGCGCCCGCTACAACCGGCTCATCAGCGCGGTGCTGGACCACCCCCAGCTCATCGGTGTGGGCATTGACGAGGAAACGGCTTTGCTGGTGCGGCCGGATGGTATTTGGGAGGTGCTGGGCAACTACTACGTCAAACTGTTTGACGCCCGCCGTGCCCAGATCGTGGACGACGATGGCCCCATGGCAAAGGCAGCAGACATCCGCATGCATGTGCTGCCCGAGGGGGGCTTGTTCGACCCGCAGCGGCGCAGGGTGACGTTCCAGGAAATGCACATTCCATGA
- a CDS encoding phosphatidate cytidylyltransferase: MNSFLRNLSTSQQIGALFIVMFGVLSLATLWGFAKTLREHASDDPLADARTQEAKRFWGLIKTSWMMATVFWIGWALGDTVATVLFAIVGFFALREFITLSPTRRGDHRSLVLAFFVVLPLQFTIVGSKMFDLFTVFIPVYVFLALPVVSALANDPERFLERNAKLQWGIMVCVYGMSHVPALLLLDFPGYREKGAFLVFFLVFVVQTCMLVQHLLGRRFPHKPVAPQVSQSFQWASWLAGVAAGGLAGGLLSFITPFKPGQALGMALLACVAGSLGHLVMKALKRDRGVTSWGMQGMSVTGAGGLLDRVDALCFAAPVFFHSARWYFGL; this comes from the coding sequence ATGAATAGTTTTTTGCGCAACCTCAGCACCTCGCAGCAGATCGGTGCCTTGTTCATCGTCATGTTTGGCGTGCTCTCGCTGGCCACCCTGTGGGGCTTTGCCAAAACGCTGCGCGAGCATGCCAGTGACGACCCGTTGGCCGATGCGCGCACGCAGGAGGCCAAGCGTTTCTGGGGCCTGATCAAAACCTCGTGGATGATGGCCACGGTGTTCTGGATTGGCTGGGCTCTGGGCGATACGGTGGCCACGGTGCTGTTTGCCATTGTGGGTTTCTTCGCGCTGCGCGAGTTCATCACGCTGTCGCCCACGCGGCGCGGCGACCACCGCAGCCTGGTGCTGGCCTTCTTTGTGGTGCTGCCGCTGCAGTTCACCATCGTGGGCAGCAAGATGTTTGACCTGTTCACGGTGTTCATCCCGGTGTATGTGTTTTTGGCGCTGCCGGTAGTGAGCGCGCTGGCCAACGACCCTGAGCGCTTTTTAGAGCGCAACGCCAAGCTGCAGTGGGGCATCATGGTCTGCGTGTATGGCATGAGCCATGTGCCCGCGCTGCTGCTGCTGGACTTTCCGGGCTACCGCGAAAAGGGCGCCTTCCTCGTCTTCTTTCTGGTGTTTGTGGTGCAAACCTGCATGCTGGTGCAGCACCTGCTGGGGCGGCGCTTTCCGCACAAGCCGGTGGCGCCACAGGTAAGCCAGAGCTTTCAGTGGGCGAGCTGGCTGGCCGGTGTGGCCGCAGGCGGGCTGGCGGGCGGGCTGCTGTCGTTCATCACCCCGTTCAAGCCTGGGCAGGCGCTGGGCATGGCGCTGCTGGCGTGCGTTGCGGGCAGCCTGGGGCATTTGGTGATGAAGGCGCTCAAACGCGACCGGGGCGTGACCAGTTGGGGCATGCAGGGCATGTCGGTCACGGGTGCAGGCGGGCTGCTGGACCGGGTGGATGCGCTGTGCTTTGCGGCCCCCGTGTTCTTCCACTCAGCACGCTGGTACTTCGGGCTTTAA
- a CDS encoding helix-turn-helix domain-containing protein — MATLAPLTADHPPGLIPSGQLWLPRASLTSCLRAAMVRSTVGYELTDAQRLNHFPASPLCSLSWWFEGQGETLVPRTPGTVATLGCEHVPLPGRWVLSGPQTAPSTSWCAGPTEGMMVLLLPDALHQLTGLEPEALTNRFVDAQAALPPDWHPLLQAVQSQPDSASRLACLEDFLEPRWQACRPTTLHSAHRYTDWANHLAQRAALSAPGRSLRQLERRIKRWAGLPLRELRGMGKSEQAFFDALTAHVGQGTVPWAEVAVGAGYADQSHLCRVTRRITGFTPQALYDGILREEAFWAYRIWG, encoded by the coding sequence ATGGCGACCTTGGCACCTTTAACCGCAGACCATCCACCTGGGCTGATTCCCTCAGGCCAGCTCTGGCTGCCCCGGGCCTCGCTCACCTCTTGCCTGCGCGCGGCCATGGTGCGCAGCACCGTGGGGTATGAGCTCACCGACGCGCAGCGGCTCAACCACTTCCCGGCATCGCCCCTGTGCAGCCTGAGCTGGTGGTTTGAGGGTCAAGGCGAGACGCTGGTCCCGCGCACCCCAGGCACGGTGGCCACACTGGGCTGCGAGCACGTCCCGTTGCCCGGCCGCTGGGTGCTCAGCGGCCCGCAAACAGCGCCCAGCACCAGCTGGTGCGCAGGCCCCACCGAAGGCATGATGGTGTTGCTTCTGCCCGATGCCCTGCACCAGCTGACAGGGCTGGAGCCCGAAGCCCTGACCAACCGCTTTGTCGATGCCCAGGCCGCATTGCCGCCCGACTGGCACCCCCTACTGCAGGCCGTGCAATCGCAGCCCGACAGCGCCAGCCGCCTGGCTTGCCTGGAAGACTTTCTGGAGCCCCGCTGGCAGGCGTGCCGCCCCACCACCCTGCACAGCGCACACCGCTACACCGACTGGGCCAACCACCTGGCCCAACGCGCGGCACTGTCCGCCCCCGGCCGCAGCCTGCGCCAACTGGAGCGGCGCATCAAGCGCTGGGCGGGCCTCCCCCTGCGGGAGCTGCGCGGCATGGGCAAATCAGAGCAGGCTTTTTTTGATGCACTGACCGCCCATGTCGGCCAAGGCACCGTGCCATGGGCCGAGGTGGCCGTGGGAGCAGGCTATGCCGACCAGTCCCACCTGTGCCGGGTCACCCGCCGCATCACAGGCTTCACGCCCCAGGCGCTGTATGACGGCATCCTGCGTGAAGAGGCGTTCTGGGCTTATCGGATCTGGGGGTAA
- the mtgA gene encoding monofunctional biosynthetic peptidoglycan transglycosylase — MKTLARWLGLVLIALVSLQLFFVLRIAAMAVVNPESTTFERSEAWTLLTSQGSIPWRQQWVPYAKISDHLKRAVIASEDDGFVNHEGVDWAAIEKAWERNAKAEAQVAKAQNRTPDRPVRAPKIRGGSTITQQLAKNLLLSGERTLLRKGQEFVLTLLLEQLLSKERILEIYLNNVEWGEGVFGAEAAAQHYFRKSAAQLTPTEAARLAVMLPAPKRFEKTPGSAYLAGRTRTILGRMGSAELP, encoded by the coding sequence ATGAAGACACTGGCCCGCTGGCTGGGCCTGGTGCTGATCGCACTGGTGAGCCTGCAACTGTTTTTTGTGCTGCGCATCGCCGCCATGGCGGTGGTCAACCCCGAGTCCACGACCTTCGAGCGGTCCGAAGCCTGGACGCTGCTGACCAGCCAAGGCAGCATCCCCTGGCGCCAGCAGTGGGTGCCCTACGCCAAGATTTCCGACCACCTCAAGCGCGCCGTCATTGCCTCGGAAGACGATGGCTTTGTGAACCACGAAGGCGTGGACTGGGCCGCCATCGAAAAAGCCTGGGAGCGCAACGCCAAGGCCGAAGCCCAGGTGGCCAAAGCCCAAAACCGCACCCCCGACCGCCCCGTGCGCGCCCCCAAAATCCGTGGCGGCTCCACCATCACCCAGCAGTTGGCCAAAAACCTGCTGCTGTCGGGCGAGCGCACCCTGCTGCGCAAAGGCCAGGAGTTTGTGCTGACCCTGCTGCTGGAGCAGCTGCTGAGCAAAGAGCGCATCCTCGAGATCTACCTGAACAACGTGGAATGGGGCGAAGGCGTGTTCGGCGCCGAGGCCGCTGCGCAGCACTACTTTCGCAAAAGCGCCGCCCAGCTCACCCCCACCGAAGCCGCCCGGCTGGCCGTGATGCTGCCCGCGCCCAAGCGGTTTGAGAAAACGCCCGGCTCGGCCTACCTGGCAGGGCGCACGCGGACGATTCTGGGGCGCATGGGGAGTGCGGAGCTGCCGTAG
- a CDS encoding energy transducer TonB: protein MRSLFRSFSTLQIALGVSVAVHAALISVRFIDPEGFNRVFQDTPLEVILVNAKSNERPEKAQAIAQSNLAGGGDAAQGRATSPLPYSALTAVGDDFEEMQRKMDAMQEQQTQLLTQMRKQLATMPEPDPRKQSDSGEQMSQEEKRRQLVKLLAEIEKRINEENSRPKKRYISPATREEAYAIYYDALRRKVEDKGTENFPEQGGKKLYGELIMIVTVNHDGRVLSTEVVQGSGKGALDRRAEAIARAAAPFGHFTPEMRAKADQVAMVARFKFTRDQTLETSVR, encoded by the coding sequence ATGCGCTCGCTCTTTCGCTCCTTCAGCACGCTGCAGATTGCACTGGGCGTGTCGGTGGCCGTGCACGCGGCCCTCATCTCTGTGCGCTTCATCGACCCCGAGGGCTTCAATCGCGTGTTCCAAGACACGCCGCTCGAAGTCATCCTGGTCAACGCCAAGTCCAACGAACGGCCTGAAAAAGCCCAGGCCATCGCCCAGTCCAACCTGGCCGGTGGCGGTGACGCCGCCCAGGGCCGAGCCACCAGCCCCCTGCCCTACTCGGCCCTGACGGCGGTGGGCGACGACTTTGAAGAGATGCAGCGCAAGATGGACGCAATGCAAGAGCAGCAAACCCAGCTGCTCACGCAAATGCGCAAGCAGCTGGCCACCATGCCCGAGCCCGACCCGCGCAAGCAAAGCGACAGCGGCGAGCAGATGTCGCAAGAAGAAAAACGCCGCCAGCTCGTCAAGCTGCTGGCCGAGATTGAAAAGCGCATCAACGAAGAAAACTCGCGCCCCAAAAAGCGCTACATCAGCCCCGCCACCCGCGAAGAGGCCTACGCCATCTACTACGACGCGCTGCGCCGCAAGGTGGAAGACAAGGGCACCGAGAACTTCCCTGAACAGGGCGGTAAAAAACTCTACGGCGAACTGATCATGATCGTCACCGTCAACCACGACGGGCGCGTGCTCTCCACCGAGGTGGTGCAAGGCTCGGGCAAGGGCGCACTGGACCGCCGCGCCGAAGCCATTGCCCGCGCCGCCGCGCCGTTTGGCCACTTCACCCCCGAAATGCGCGCCAAGGCCGACCAGGTGGCCATGGTCGCCCGCTTCAAGTTCACCCGCGACCAGACGCTGGAGACGAGCGTGAGGTAG
- a CDS encoding GCN5 family acetyltransferase: protein MSQFPVAVDPELVGEYPVLSKSGGGYFFDEVLEYRVWCHPERVAPDECEGDDYYCAFSAYEDALAFSQDTPGSEEPLVLIRQREWINEPSPGTLIHEKGERIAEWRVEWLESGPRRAGEIEAFIAASCNA from the coding sequence ATGAGTCAATTTCCAGTCGCCGTTGATCCGGAGCTTGTCGGGGAGTACCCAGTTTTAAGCAAATCAGGCGGGGGTTACTTCTTTGATGAGGTTCTTGAGTATCGGGTCTGGTGTCATCCTGAGCGCGTCGCCCCAGACGAGTGTGAAGGCGACGATTACTACTGCGCCTTCAGCGCGTACGAAGATGCGCTGGCATTTTCACAAGACACCCCAGGCTCGGAGGAGCCCTTGGTTCTCATCCGCCAGCGTGAATGGATTAACGAGCCTAGCCCCGGCACCCTTATCCATGAAAAAGGAGAGCGCATTGCTGAGTGGCGCGTGGAGTGGTTGGAGTCCGGTCCTCGCCGCGCAGGCGAGATTGAGGCCTTCATTGCGGCAAGCTGTAATGCTTAG
- a CDS encoding cytochrome P450: MNTAAQTSHADPMVLTPPAVAVAPMADHPTAPRPLSPSGPRSAWWGLPLLRDMHADYLGFVTRLHQQHGDLTRMRLGYEDAWDLMHPDLVREALITHADHLIRWERGMEVFEQVFGQSVLVTEGAVWQRQRRMLMPAFTPKRVAGYAQLMTDAARRALDAAVPAGQQRALVPVDALWTDVAMDVILRTLFSESAQADARDAAWATQTLSQGAFREMFMPFTLPDWLPLPGKADKRRALRALKGLVQRHIDARQSEAPVADGASGKPERTDLLHMLLALRDEGTGEALSPQEVLDQCLVTFQAGHETSATTLLWWTTLMAQHPEAAERARAEVDAVLQGGVPGPEHMAQLPWLGATLKEALRLYPPIAALMNRRTTAPITLGGVSVPQGAMLRITPWVLHRDARWFAQPEQFQPARFLEGAPPIPKGAWIPFGLGPRVCIGQHFAMLEMTLLAAMLLQRYTVRWPDAAPACAPRLNVTLRPEERVSVWLERRG, translated from the coding sequence ATGAACACTGCCGCACAAACTTCGCACGCCGACCCGATGGTCCTGACGCCCCCTGCCGTCGCTGTGGCGCCGATGGCAGACCACCCTACGGCCCCCCGCCCGTTGTCGCCCAGCGGCCCGCGCAGCGCTTGGTGGGGCCTGCCCCTGCTGCGTGACATGCATGCCGACTATCTGGGCTTTGTCACCCGCTTGCACCAGCAGCATGGCGACCTGACCCGCATGCGCCTGGGCTACGAAGACGCCTGGGACCTGATGCACCCCGACCTGGTGCGCGAGGCGCTCATCACCCATGCCGACCATTTGATCCGTTGGGAGCGTGGCATGGAGGTGTTTGAACAGGTGTTTGGCCAAAGCGTGCTGGTGACCGAGGGCGCCGTCTGGCAGCGCCAGCGCCGCATGCTCATGCCCGCCTTCACCCCCAAGCGCGTGGCAGGCTACGCACAGCTGATGACCGATGCCGCCCGCCGTGCACTCGACGCTGCCGTGCCTGCGGGCCAGCAGCGCGCGCTGGTGCCGGTGGATGCGCTGTGGACGGATGTCGCCATGGACGTGATCTTGCGCACGCTGTTCAGCGAATCGGCCCAGGCCGATGCACGCGATGCCGCCTGGGCCACGCAGACGCTGTCGCAGGGCGCGTTCCGGGAAATGTTCATGCCCTTCACATTGCCCGACTGGCTGCCCCTGCCGGGCAAGGCCGACAAGCGCCGAGCCCTGCGGGCGCTGAAGGGGCTGGTGCAGCGGCACATTGACGCCCGCCAGAGCGAAGCCCCTGTGGCCGACGGGGCCTCGGGTAAGCCCGAGCGCACCGACCTGCTGCACATGCTGCTGGCCCTGCGCGACGAAGGCACGGGCGAGGCCTTGTCACCCCAAGAAGTGCTGGACCAGTGCCTGGTCACCTTTCAGGCGGGGCATGAGACCAGCGCCACCACCTTACTGTGGTGGACGACGCTGATGGCCCAGCACCCTGAAGCTGCCGAGCGCGCCCGGGCTGAGGTGGACGCGGTGCTGCAAGGCGGTGTGCCCGGCCCAGAGCACATGGCCCAATTGCCCTGGCTGGGCGCCACACTCAAGGAGGCCTTGCGCCTGTACCCGCCCATTGCTGCGCTGATGAACCGCCGCACCACCGCGCCCATCACTCTGGGCGGGGTCTCGGTACCGCAGGGGGCCATGCTGCGCATCACCCCCTGGGTGCTGCACCGCGATGCGCGCTGGTTTGCGCAGCCCGAGCAGTTCCAGCCCGCGCGCTTTCTGGAGGGTGCGCCGCCCATCCCCAAGGGCGCTTGGATTCCCTTCGGTCTGGGGCCGCGCGTGTGCATTGGCCAGCACTTTGCGATGCTGGAGATGACGCTGCTGGCGGCCATGCTGCTGCAGCGTTACACCGTGCGCTGGCCTGATGCCGCACCGGCTTGCGCGCCCCGCTTGAACGTGACGCTGCGGCCTGAGGAGCGGGTGTCGGTGTGGCTAGAGCGCAGGGGCTGA
- a CDS encoding 1-acyl-sn-glycerol-3-phosphate acyltransferase — translation MLAKLMSFLLLGVVRFLTGSQARWYGCPPKAEQRIYFANHQSHADMVLIWAALPEELRSITRPIAAKDYWTKTPFKQWITTAVFNAVYVDRQASPAHPPSAAAASSAVPAVADAAQATAAVTVAVQLPSTEAETAAAGGPDPAPDALPREPSPEELRAALPEGDPLTPLVRALESGDSIVIFPEGTRGHGDEPQPFKSGLFKLAQMFPNVVLVPAWINNVQRVMPKGEVVPVPILCSVTFGAPIALESGEERRPFLDRARRAVMALREV, via the coding sequence ATGCTTGCCAAGTTAATGAGTTTCCTTTTGCTGGGCGTGGTGCGGTTCCTCACCGGCTCCCAGGCGCGTTGGTATGGTTGCCCGCCCAAGGCGGAGCAGCGCATCTACTTTGCCAACCACCAAAGCCATGCCGACATGGTGCTGATCTGGGCGGCGCTTCCGGAGGAATTGCGCAGCATCACGCGCCCGATTGCGGCCAAGGACTATTGGACCAAGACGCCGTTCAAGCAGTGGATCACCACGGCGGTGTTCAACGCGGTGTATGTGGACCGGCAAGCCAGCCCGGCACACCCGCCCAGCGCAGCCGCCGCGTCTTCAGCCGTCCCCGCTGTGGCCGATGCCGCGCAGGCCACAGCAGCAGTGACAGTGGCAGTGCAACTACCTAGCACCGAGGCCGAAACCGCCGCCGCTGGTGGCCCCGACCCGGCGCCCGATGCGCTGCCCCGTGAGCCGAGCCCCGAGGAACTGCGCGCCGCGCTGCCCGAGGGAGATCCGCTGACGCCGCTGGTGCGCGCGCTGGAGAGCGGTGACTCGATCGTGATCTTCCCGGAAGGCACGCGGGGCCATGGCGATGAGCCCCAGCCGTTCAAGTCCGGCCTGTTCAAGCTGGCGCAGATGTTTCCCAACGTGGTGCTGGTGCCCGCGTGGATCAACAACGTGCAGCGGGTGATGCCCAAGGGCGAGGTAGTGCCCGTGCCCATCCTGTGCTCGGTGACGTTTGGTGCGCCGATTGCGCTGGAGTCTGGCGAAGAGCGCCGCCCCTTTCTCGACCGTGCCCGCCGCGCTGTCATGGCCCTGCGCGAGGTTTGA
- a CDS encoding CZB domain-containing protein, translating into MFHESVFATATPFALFTNPRPGMGFFSRFFKIREQAPDTAETTWAMEDNGSELVLDPEYAATLMTELDLDAAISSHEAWRMQLDDLVQGRSTEVPQVDSICQADRCDLGRWLGGTGRLRLGHYPAFDMLVARHQYFHQQAAAVIALMHAGDQLKAQQLFNTSCRHASNQVLLLLKELKRGLGR; encoded by the coding sequence ATGTTTCACGAAAGTGTGTTCGCCACCGCAACGCCCTTCGCTTTGTTCACCAACCCGAGGCCAGGCATGGGCTTTTTCAGCCGTTTTTTCAAAATCCGAGAGCAAGCCCCAGACACTGCAGAGACCACCTGGGCCATGGAGGACAACGGCAGCGAGCTGGTGCTGGACCCCGAGTACGCAGCCACCCTGATGACCGAGTTGGACCTGGATGCCGCCATAAGCAGCCATGAGGCGTGGCGCATGCAGCTAGACGACCTGGTGCAAGGCCGCTCCACCGAAGTCCCGCAGGTAGATTCCATTTGCCAGGCCGATCGCTGTGACCTGGGGCGCTGGCTGGGCGGAACTGGGCGCCTGCGGCTGGGCCACTACCCGGCGTTTGACATGCTGGTGGCCCGCCACCAGTACTTCCACCAGCAGGCCGCTGCCGTGATTGCTCTCATGCATGCGGGGGACCAGCTCAAGGCGCAGCAACTGTTCAACACCAGCTGCCGCCATGCGTCCAACCAGGTGCTGCTGTTGCTCAAAGAACTCAAGCGCGGTCTGGGCCGCTGA
- a CDS encoding DUF3658 domain-containing protein: MKREDAEGLYQVYERALAVLAESESVLWQLPKGPEREALVRAYSHLTTSILCDLRAPLVREYPDLDTEGPQGPYDTELDQNEQDAVDRLSPSQVQEIDAALLAECIASWRKVARVVGAVMLHHSERFPEIADGYFATRVAFLVSEGLLESQGNLGYMRFSEVRLRQVESSDA, translated from the coding sequence ATGAAGCGGGAAGATGCAGAAGGTCTCTATCAGGTCTATGAACGTGCACTTGCGGTCTTGGCTGAATCAGAGTCGGTGCTCTGGCAGTTGCCGAAAGGGCCCGAGCGTGAAGCCCTTGTCCGCGCTTATTCGCACCTGACCACCTCCATCCTTTGCGACTTGAGAGCACCATTGGTGCGCGAGTACCCCGATCTAGATACAGAGGGGCCTCAGGGGCCCTACGACACCGAGCTAGATCAGAATGAGCAAGACGCTGTGGACCGCCTCTCGCCCTCACAAGTGCAAGAAATCGATGCAGCGCTCCTCGCTGAGTGCATTGCCTCGTGGAGAAAAGTGGCTCGCGTAGTAGGCGCGGTTATGCTGCACCATTCGGAGCGGTTCCCGGAGATCGCGGATGGCTACTTCGCTACCAGAGTTGCATTCCTTGTTAGCGAGGGTCTGCTGGAGTCACAGGGAAATCTGGGCTACATGCGCTTCAGCGAGGTGCGACTGCGCCAAGTCGAGAGCAGTGATGCCTAA
- the aroE gene encoding shikimate dehydrogenase has product MTSSPSPADLYCVMGNPVAHSRSPAIHARFAELTGQPVHYERRLIPLGGFAQGVRDFLAEGGRGCNITVPFKFEAPALAAVCSERVHLAGAANTLNFQVDGSIHADNTDGLGLVADITRNAGVGLKGARVLLVGAGGAAAGVLGPLLHAGARHITIANRTVAKAEALVASHSALAALQKAELLALTPQALEGNFDVIINATASSLSGEAVPIPASVLRPGSLAYDMMYGPAAQGFMDWASAHGAVPRDGLGMLVEQAAEAFAIWRGVRPPSAQVLEEMRQTA; this is encoded by the coding sequence ATGACCTCTTCGCCTTCCCCCGCCGACCTGTACTGCGTGATGGGCAACCCCGTCGCCCACAGCCGCTCGCCCGCTATCCACGCCCGCTTTGCCGAACTGACCGGCCAACCTGTGCACTATGAGCGCCGCCTGATACCGCTGGGCGGCTTTGCGCAAGGCGTGCGCGATTTCTTGGCCGAGGGCGGGCGAGGCTGCAACATCACCGTGCCCTTCAAGTTTGAAGCCCCGGCCCTGGCCGCTGTGTGCAGCGAACGCGTGCACCTGGCAGGCGCGGCCAACACCCTCAACTTTCAGGTCGACGGCAGCATCCACGCCGACAACACCGACGGCCTGGGCCTGGTGGCAGACATCACCCGCAACGCAGGCGTAGGCCTGAAAGGTGCCCGCGTGCTGCTGGTGGGCGCGGGCGGCGCCGCCGCCGGCGTGCTGGGGCCCCTGCTGCACGCTGGGGCACGCCACATCACCATTGCCAACCGCACCGTGGCCAAGGCCGAGGCGCTGGTGGCATCGCACAGCGCCCTGGCAGCGCTACAAAAAGCAGAGCTGCTTGCGCTTACTCCACAAGCGTTAGAGGGCAATTTTGATGTCATCATCAACGCCACCGCCAGCAGCCTGAGCGGCGAAGCCGTGCCCATACCCGCCAGCGTATTGCGCCCTGGCAGCCTGGCCTACGACATGATGTACGGCCCCGCAGCACAAGGCTTTATGGACTGGGCCAGCGCCCACGGCGCCGTGCCGCGCGACGGCCTGGGCATGCTGGTGGAGCAAGCCGCCGAGGCCTTCGCCATTTGGCGCGGTGTGCGCCCACCCTCCGCCCAGGTGCTGGAAGAGATGCGCCAGACCGCCTGA